From Paenibacillus sp. PvR098:
CAAGCAGAGTGATTTTACTGCCGGATGGTAGGGTAAATACGGTGCCTATTCGATAAGAGGACGTATGGCAGTTCAGCCTTTAATCATGATATTCAGATAAAAAGGAAGGGGCTGTCTCATAAGTAGTATCAAAACTACTGAGAAACAACCATAGTTTACAAATAAGCCAACGATTGAGTGAAAAAGAGCGAGTTTGGTGGTCAGATTCCCACCCATACTCGCTCTTTTTCCTTCGTTGTTGCCCATGTGAGTAGATTATGGGCAAGGGAAAGCCACCCGACCTCCAGGCTCACTTTAGGCAAGCCGCGAAGCAGGAAACGCCGGAAGCTCCGGTTGCTTTTCATTTGTCCAAACACACTCTCGGGTTCAATCATACGACGAACGGAAAGCTTGTATCCTTCTTCACTTTGGAGCAGCTCTCGTGCTTGCTGCTTCTGACGAAGATACTTCATGCTGACCCGCATTTCCCTAGCTTCATACTGTATCGACTTATCCGGTTATCCATATATTCGACGCTTCGGTTTGAATGGCTTCAGCCTTCGTTCTGCCGAATCTACCTGTACTCCATACCCCATAGCCTGTCAGCCATGACGCATGCAGGAGTATTGGCGGGATGGCAAGTCTTAAGGATTCGATCCTCTCGCGTAAATCCGTTTCGTCTAACAACTTTGCATACCGTAAGGTCATTTCAGGAGAGGCATGGGCTAAAACTGAATCGGTAGGAGTTAGCAGTTCAGGTTCCAAAGTGACCTGATTGAACAAAAAATGAGTTTGACATTTTCAGATTACAAATGTAGTATTGGATTACACTTGTAATATGTGATTATACAAGTAATCAATTAAAGAATGGAGGATAGATTTGTTTTCTAAAAAGTAGCGCATTTGTATTTTGAAGATCAGAAATGAGGATTGGACTTTGAAAACAAAACATGGATTTATATTTCGAGTAAACAAGCTAAAAATGGCCGCATCGATGTTTTTGATCGCTCTTCTGCCGCTGATCGGCTGCGCAAAGACTGAAGTGCCTACGGCTGCTGTCAAGAATGAAGAGACATTGCCATCGGCTAAACCGGCCGTCACGGATCAATCGTTTTTACAACTAGAGAACGAATATAATGCTAGGCTCGGCGTTTACGCAATCGATACCGGAACGGGACGCACGATTGCTTACCGGCCAGATGAGCGGTTCGCTTATGCGTCTACATACAAAGCTCTGGCGGCAGGTGCAGTTCTGCTGAAGAGCTCGATCGAGGAACTTGATGAAATCATCACCTATTCCAGTGATGAGTTGGTTACCTATTCGCCCATTACGGAAAAGCATGTATCGACTGGAATGACTCTAAGGGAAATAAGCGATGCTGCCGTTCGCTATAGCGATAATACGGCGGGAAATCTCTTGTTCAAGCGGCTAGGAGGTCCCGCCGGCTTCGAAGCGATTCTTAAGCAAATCGGCGATAATGTCACACAAGCGGACCGCTACGAAACCGAGCTGAACGAAGCCGCCCCTGGAGACGACCGTGATACAAGCACGCCAAGGGCTCTTGCCACCTCACTTCACGCTTTTACAGTCGGTGACGCGCTTCCGGCAAATAAACGTACGATCCTTACGGATTGGCTGCGAGGAAACACGACAGGAGACGAACTGATTCGCGCGGGTGTACCTGAGGGCTGGACGGTCGGAGATAAAACCGGCGCAGGGAATTATGGAACGCGAAACGACATTGGTATTGTTTGGCCTCAGAACGGCGATCCCATCGTCATTGCGATACTGTCAAGCCGCGATAAGAAGGATGCCGGCTATGACAACTCACTCATCGCACAGGCTTCCAAGGCTGCATTGGACGCTTTGATGCGAAACGCTAAGGACCCGTCACAATAATCACAATGAAAGGCTTGCAAATTGCTTATAAGGCAGTTAGCGAGCCTTTCATATGATTCCTTAATTATTGTTCAAAGGAGAGTGCCTTATGAAGAACGCTCGTTTTTTATTCTGCATGTTCCTATTCCTATGCGTTCTGACGGGCTGCAAAGAGAAGATTCAACCGGAAGATGTGTTTACAAGCTATATCGGGTATTGGCAGCATGGACAATATGAACAAATGTACGAACTGATCAAACCGGCCCAAGACATGATGACGAAGGATGAGTTCGTCACTCGCTATCATTCCATCTACGAAGGGATCGAAATGAGCAATCTTAGCGTTACCCCCGTTATTCATGCCGACGAAGCGGGAAAAGACGCATTGGACATCAAGACGTTCCCTTATCAACTTAAGATGGACACCGCGGCAGGACCGATCGCTATCGACGGTGCCATGCAAATCATTAGAAACAAAGAAACGAATCAGGAATGGAAAGTGGCATGGAAGGAATCCTTACTATTCCCGTCGATGGAAAAAGGAGATAAGGTGAACGTTCGTACGCTGAAGGCGGAAAGGGGGGACATCTATGACCGGTTTGGCCGGAAGCTTGCTGCAAACGGAAGCATCGAAGTGCTAGGGATCGTTCCGGGTCAGCTTGGGGATGCGAAGAAGGAAATAATCGCCAAGCTCGCGGAGAGGATTGCGGTTCCGGAATCGTTTATTCAGCAAAAACTCGCGGCTTCATGGGTCAAAGATGATGCTTTCGTACCCATCGTCAATGTGACGGGAGATCGGGGTAAACTTGATTTTAGCGATTTGCAGGGGGTAACCAAAAGAGAGAAAAGTGCAAGGATATACCCATACGGAGAAGCTGCCGCTCATTTGACCGGGTATATCCGACAAGTCACTTCCGAAGATATCGAAAAGCATCCGGAAAAACGGTTCGGTCCTACCGACGTTGTCGGGAAAGCGGGAATGGAGATGCTTTACGAGGATCGACTAAGGGGACGGGACGGTATCCAAATCACAATCGTCAAAGCGGAAGGACAGGTAAAAGAAACGCTTGCCAAGGTCGAGCCTGTGAACGGAGAGAATATCCATACGACGATCGATGCGCTGCTGCAGGATTCGATTTATCGATCGTTGAAGGCAGACGCGGGAACGGGGGCCGCCATTCACCCCCGGACGGGTGAGATTTTGGCGTTGGTCAGCAGTCCGGCTTACGATCCGAATCTTTTTATTCAAGGGTTATCTTCGGAACAATGGAATTTGTGGAACGAAGACCCCAAGAAGCCGCTTTTAAATCGATTTACAAAACTGTACGCACCGGGTTCCGTATTTAAACCGATCACTGCTTCTATCGGATTAAAGCTTGGGGTAAGCGCGGTCAATGAGATCAAGACCATCACTGGATTACGGTGGGCGAAAGATGAAAGCTGGGGCAGCTATTATGTGAAACGGGTAAGAGATGTTCCCGTCGAGAGCCTTACGGACGCTATCGTAAACTCAGACAATATATACTTGGCCCAAGAGGCAATCGAAATCGGTGTGGACAATTTCAGCAAGGAGGCCAAAAAATTCGGGTTTGGAAGGCCCTTGCCGATTTCGTACCCGTTTCCCCAAGCGAGTTTATCGAACAACGGTTTAACCAGTGAGATCCTGTTGGCCGATTCCTCCTACGGACAAGGAGAAGTCGCGATGAGTCCGCTGCACCTGGCCTTATCCTATACCCCATTTATCAATGGAGGGGAGCTGATAACGCCAGTACTGGAGCTTATGGAAGGCGAGGAGCCTCGGGGCAAACCATGGGGAGAGCCGGTTCTGGCTCCGGAAACGGCCACAGCGGTAAATCGCATGCTGCTTGAGGTTGTCGAAAATCCTAAGGGTACAGGACACGGATCGTATGTAAAAGGTCGTCGGATTGCGGGGAAAACCGGTACAGCGGAGTTAAAAAGAAGCAAAGAGGAGAAAGGTCAAGAAAACGGTTGGTTCGTGGCTTATGATGCGGAACGAACCGATATATTGATGGCGGTCATGATCGAAGATGTGCAGAATCGCGGCGGGAGCGCTTATGTCGTAAGAAAAACGGCACCTGTTCTCCGAGAGTACCTAGAGGGTCGGCATTGAGAAGTTAGTTTGATAAACCGATATAGAAATGCGATATTTTTAGTAGGTACCTTTGTAAAGGTTGAAGGAGGGAGACAGGCAGCATGTTTTTTTCGATGTTTGTGATAAGTATCGTCGTTTCTTTTTTTTCCACCGCTGGTATTATGCTGATTAAAGCAATCTTTCAAAAGCAGCTTACTGCAAAATGGCACTATAATTTATGGTTTTTATTGATGGTTGCATTAACGATTCCGTTGATCCCGAGTCATTTTTTTCAATTCGGAACGGTTTTTGCCGGCTTCGATGGGAGTCTATACAATGGAATAGGTTTTTCTGCAACCGGCTCAGGAACTCAAAACCCTGGAAATGCGAATGGGCTGCAGGAATTTACGATTTCCGTAAATCGTTCCGCTCCGGCATTTCTTCAGATCATTACACCCGCAGTTTGGTTTGCCGGGATGTTCGCCTTTGCTATGTTAACCATGCATTCTTGGCTCAAAATCAGGAATATGAAAAAGAGGTCCCGTCGCGTATCCAATCAAGAGGTTTTAGACTTATTAGAGCGGTGCAAACAACATCTGCATATGGATAGAGATTTGATCGTCTTGGAATCGCCGCTTGTAAAATCTCCGATGTTGGTTGGTTTGTTTAAGACGTATCTTGTGTTTCCAGTCCAATTCACCGAATGGCTTTCTCTAGACGAAATAAAATATATTTTTCTGCACGAATTGAATCACTTGAAACAAAAGGATAACATAACGAATTATGGGATCGTCGTGTTTCAACTCATCTATTGGTTCAACCCCCTTGTTTGGATCGCATTTAAAAAAATGAGATTGGATCGTGAAATCGCCTGCGATATCGCTGTGCTGCAATCATTGGACGACCATTGCCATGCCGAATACGGCCATACGATTATCAACTTTGCGGACAAAGCGTCACAGCCTATGAATTTCGCTTTGGCAAGTCAACTCGTCAGTCCAAAAAGCCAAATCAAAAAACGCATCGAAACGATTGCAAGATTTCAGGCTGAATCAAAGGGGTTGAAAATAAAAAGCCTCGCTGTTTTTTTGCTTGCGGGCGTCTTCGTTTCAAGTCAAATTCCGCTCGTTTCCGCGATGGCCCGCGATGACGATCAACGCTATTCCTTTACAGGCGAACGTACCGTTTACGAGGATCTAAGTTCCTATTTTTCCGGTTATGAAGGAGCTTTTGTATTGTACGATCTGCATGCCGATCAATATCGTATTTACAACGAACGGAAAAGCACATGGCGGGTTTCCCCGGATTCCACTTACAAAATGTATAGCGCTTTGATTGGTCTGGAGTCCAACGTCATTTCGGACAAAAATTCCAAAATCGAATGGAATGGCGATATGTATCCATATGAGGCATGGAACAAGGATCAAAATTTGTCTACGGCGATGAAGAACTCCGTAAATTGGTATTTCCAAGCTATGGAGAGCAGGATGGATCGGACGAAGCTGCAGGCATATATAAAACAATTAGGCTATGGGAATGCTGACATTTCCGGTGGAACGGAGCCGTTTTGGCTGGAATCTTCATTAAAAATTTCTCCGGTTGAACAGGTACAACTTTTGAAGGCATTGTATACAAACCAATTTGGATTCCAGGAGAAACATATCCAGACCGTGAAAGATGCGATAAAATTGGAAGAAAAGGATGGCGCGCATCTTTCCGGCAAGACAGGTACGGGCGCTGTCAATCATAAAAATATAAACGGATGGTTTATTGGGTATGTAGAGAACAATGGCAATACCTACTTCTTTGCAACGAACATTCAAAATGAAGATCACTCGAACGGGAGTAAGGCGGCGGAAATCACATTAAAAATTTTGAGGGATAAAGGCATATATTCATGACATCTTGGTGGATCCGCCGAACATTGCAACGGCAGATTTCCCAAGGTAGCATGTAAACTACACATGTAATTTATGAGGGGTGACGGGGATGTCCAAACAAGTGCCAGGAATTTCTGAAGCAGAATGGGAAGTCATGAATGTGCTTTGGGAAAAGGCTCCACAAACCGCTAACGAGGTCATCCACTCCTTGCAGGAAAAAACGGATTGGAAGCCTAAGACGATTCGTACTCTATTGGATCGTCTGGTCAAAAAAGAGGTAATCGGCGTCAAACAGGATCAAAGGGTTTATACCTTTATTCCTCTATACACGCAAAGCGAATGTCAACGCGCCGAGACACAATCTTTTCTTAAACGAATTTATGGCGGGACGATGAAATCGATGCTGGTTCAGTTTATCGAAGAACAATCTATGACCGAGGAGGAGATCAAAGAGCTGCGCTCCATTTTGCATGAGAAATCCGAAAAGCGTAAAACATGAGCAATAGACATTGAAAGTCAGTCAAGCTTCTTCGGAAGTTTGGCTGGCTTTTTCTTTTTTTGATATGGATGCGATACGATCATTAAAAGTACACATTGTTAAAGAAAATCAGTTATAATGGATAAAAAATAAAAACAAGAAAGCGGGAACAGCATGGGCCGTAAGTGGAACAATATTAAAGAGAAAAAAGCGTCAAAGGATGCCAATACCAGTCGTATTTATGCAAAGTTTGGGCTCGAAATCTATGTGGCTGCAAAGAAGGGCGAACCCGATCCAGAATCGAATCAAGCCTTGAGATTCGTACTGGAGCGAGCAAAAACGTACAATGTGCCGAGAGCGATCATTGACCGCGCGATTGAAAAGGCAAAAGGCAGCTCTGATGAAAACTATGAAGAACTTCGATATGAAGGCTTTGGACCGAATGGATCCATGGTCATTGTGGATGCTTTGACTAACAACGTCAACCGTACCGCTTCGTCTGTGCGTGCTGCATTTACCAAAAACGGTGGGAACATGGGAGTAAGCGGTTCGGTAAGCTATATGTTTGATGAAACGGCTGTCATTGGCGTAGCGGGTAAAACAGCTGATGAAGTAATGGAGATATTAGTGGAAGCCGATGTAGACGTACGCGATATTCTTGAGGAAGATGAAGATGTTGTCGTTTATGCTGAACCTGACGCATTCCATGCAGTACAAGAAGCATTCAAAAAGGTTGGCATAACGGATTATACAGTTGCAGAATTAACAATGCTTGCACAAAATTACGTAACACTTCCAGAAGGCACTGAGGCACAATTTGAAAAATTGATAGATGCATTAGAGGATCTGGAGGACGTTCAACAAGTATACCACAATGTGGATTTCGTTGAATAATCCGACAATTCTAACGTATCTTTATTAAAAGAAGTGGGGACTTAGCAGTTTTCGGTATCGACAACGGAAGCCAAACCTCAGGTGGTTGAGGCTGGCTTATTTCGTCGGGACAGTCGCTGCATGCGGCTTGATCTGTTAGTCGGGTATGATCTCTGTTCGAGTTTTAGTGGTGGAGACAATGGCTGCTTGGGGTCATGCTCAGCGATCCGTTGCGTGTATGATTTTGATTGAAAGGTATGCATAGAAAGAACTCACTCTGTACTATGAGATGTGGGTTCTTTTTTTTCCTGATCCGACTCCGAAACGAAATCCCGCTTTAACGATGGAAATCCGTTGTTATCTCGTTATCCCCATCCAGTCATGACTATTCACGTTCCATAATATCACCTGGCATCCAAGTGTCTGACATAATTTGGCAGGGTAAAGACAGACAGGGAGGGAGCTCTTATGTTAAGCCGTTATTCTATTTGAAATGGGCAGCCGTACTTCTGCGATCGTTCCGATTCCGACTTTACTGCGGAACGTGATGTTGCCGTTATGGTCTTTAATAATTTTTTTACAGACGGTCAGCCCTAGGCCTGTGCCCTTTTCTTTCAAAGTGAAAAACGGTTCCCCCAGCTTCGCAACGCGATCTTCCGGAATTCCGATTCCCTGATCTTCAACAGAAATTAATAGCGTTTCTTGATCTTCCTGCTTCGTTTTTATGAAAATTTGACCGCCCTCAGGCATTGCTTCAAGAGCATTCTTTAACAAGTTGATAAATACTTGTTTCAAATGGTTATCGACACACGTGATCAGGGGAAGCTTATCTTCGGCCCGAAAGGTTACCAACGTATTATGCAATAACGCTTGCGGGTGCATAAATGCAATGATTTGCTCTAAAAGCTCCTTGATATTGGTTTCCTTGACCATCTGGACTTGCGGTTTGCCTAAATAGAGCAGTTCGTTGGTGATGGTCTCAATCCGATCCAGTTCCTCATACATGATGTCTAAAAAAGAGGGCTTAAACGTTTCTTTCTTCATTAATTGAATGAACCCTTTCAGTGACGTTAAAGGATTGCGGATTTCATGGGCAATACCCGCCGCGAGCTCGCCAACCATGGATAGCTTCTCGGTTTCTCGTATGAGTTCTTCTGTTTGTTTTCGTTCCGTAACATCCCTGCTAATCACAACGACCTTATCTATTTCACCTTTGATGCCAAGCACCGGCATGTAATGGGATTCAATCCAAACCCAATGACCGCTTTCATGCAGGTATCGGCATTCCGCTCGGGCCGCTTTTTTCTCTATGACGAGTTCCGTCCAAAGTTGAATCAGCTGAGGATAATCTTCTGGGTGTATCATTTCTTTGATCCCTTTTCCTATAAATTGTTCTGTTCTTAAACCGATGACCGGCAGATAAGAGGGAGAAAGATACACTGCGTTTCCCTCCACGCTCAGAACAGCAATTAAGTCCGAGGAATTTTCCGCAATCAACCGATAATTGGCCTCGCTGTGTTCTAACCTTTCTTTTGATTGGCGAAGTTCTTCCATAACTTTGTAAGATTGCCTAAGGGATTCTATAAAATGATAGGAGAAAATCGAACCCAAAATAAAAGCAACCGCAAAGTGTAAAAGTTCAGGATCAAACAAACTGGAGTAAGCTCCGAGGTACCATAAATAAGCATAAACTTCTATCATGACCGCTAAGGTGATCGTGTACCATTGCTTAGATCTTGGGATTTGTGACTTCATAATAATTTGAGTGATGGTTATCGTGCACATGAGACTCATTAGAAAAGCTACCGGAGAAGAATCGGTAAACATGAGAATACGAAATATAAAAAGCAGCAGGGAGGAAACCAGCGTAGGGATCCAACCCCCATAAAATAAAGCGAGAACAACGACGATTTGCCGCAGATCTGCAACATTGCCGTTGAGCGCCTTGCCAATATACATTAAACAAACGCCGATGACCCCGTAAAAAAAACCGATGATCAGTTTATCTGAGAGCGGAGAAAACCAATTCAAAGGCTTTCTGCGATTGGTAATATACCGTGAAATGAGAAAAAGGGAAGAAAGAAGCAAACTTATATAAATAATTAATTGTAGAACCACACTATTACCCTCCTAATGGTGTATGACAAAATGATGTATGAGCAACGGTAGAAAATTTAATATTTTTCCGATTTGAGATGTTGATAGCTTAGCTGTGTTGTGTATTTATTATATTACAGTATGAACAAGGACAAAATACCTAAAAATAAAGCCTACCCGCTCGAATTGGTATTGCGGCATACGCATAAAGCAATGTGAGCCCTAATGTCATAGTGGAATCAATAAAAAATATGTCTGTATTTTCCTGCTACGAGCCTTACTATGGACGGATAAGGAGAAAATGCCGGAAAGTGTTCATATGTATGTGATGTCGGGGATTTAATCATTCGTTCCTGAATTGCTACTTGATATTAGTAACACCAGCATGTTACTATGAGTTAGTCAATTTGTCGAAAATTGTCATTTTACCAATTGAAAAAGGCAAACCTGTCGAAAGGCAGGGACGCAAAGCCACGGGTCTAAAGTTTCATGCTATGGCAGCCGGGCCGTCAATGGGGGAAAAAGAGACTGCCCCGTTTTTTATAATGGGGACAGTTTCTTTTTTTATTAGGTATCAAAATCAGGGAGGTAATGCCGAGCGCGCTTAACGGAACTTCTGGAAACAAAGGTAGTATACAGTGTACAACTCAGAGGGGGAACACACAAGCATGTTGAAAATGAGCATTAAGTACCGACTAATGATCGCGTTTCTAGTGATTTTAATTTTGCCATGCAGCGCCATCGGATGGTCTTCATATCAGAATGCAAAGAGCCAGATTACCGAGCAAATTGAGCAAAATGCAAGCATCAGCGTTGATTTTACGAACAATCAAATTAAGGATATTATGGCCTCAAGCTTATCAAATATCGATTATTTGGGGAAAAATCTTAATGCTGATTTATCGGCTCCGGAGATCCGAAAAGTATTTGAAACATTTTTGGAGATAAACGCTGAATTTGAAAATGTACATTTTGCAACGCATAACCGTGCAATGTATACATTGCCTGAATTAAAGCTGGCCGCAGACTTTGATCCTTCCAAACGGCCGTGGTTTATTAAGGCCATGGAAAGTAAGGGGAAAGCTGTCGTTAATGATGCCATCGCCTCCGCGGACGGGTCAGGTAATGTAGTGGTAATCCAATCGAAAACATCCGATGATGGTTCTGGGATTGTGGGCGCGACATTGAAGCTATCAAAAATGGCTGAACAAGTGAAAAACATCAAGGTAGGCCAAAAGGGCTATGTCATTATTATGGACAAAGACCAAAAAATCATTATCCATCCGACGGAAAAACCAGGCTCCAAAAGCGAATCCGAATCGACCGCAAAGTTTTACGAGAAAGCCTCTGGAACGGTTGACGTTAATTTTAATGGTGAGCAGAAGAAGGCGGTATTCGTAACTAATCCGGACACCGGATGGAAAATTATTGGAATTGTTGATGTTTCGGAGATCACGGAAGCGACCCGAGGCATTTTCCTTACGACCATCGCAGTTATTGCTGTAGCTATGGCACTTGGAATCTTGCTCGTATTCTGGATTGTCCGTTCCATAACTACGCCTCTAAGAGAATTAATGAATTCGACTGAAGAAATCGCAGACGGAAATCTGACCGAGGAAATCGTAATTCGTTCCAACGATGAATTAGGGCAGCTATCTGTCTCCGTTAACCAGATGGTACATAAATTACGAGGTTTAATCGGGGGAGTGATAGATTCCTCTGAAAGAGTCACTGCCGCATCGGAACAAATTTCTGCAACGACGCAAGAGATTGCCGGCGGAAACGCATCACAGGCAGAAGCCGCGCAGAACATGCAGGAGCTGTTCAACGAATTGTCCGTGGCAATCAATTCCGTTGCAGAAAGCGCAGAGGAAGCGGCTGAAATGGCTTCTAAAACGACAGGCATCGCGCATGAAGGCGGAGATATAGTCAAAAAATCCATAACCGGCATGACCCAGGTCAGCTCGCAAATGACACGACTTGAGGAAGACTCCAATAAAATCGGGGATATTATCGAAGTCATTGACGACATCGCGGAGCAAACCAATCTGCTCGCCCTTAACGCAGCCATCGAAGCCGCACGCGCCGGAGAACAAGGCAGAGGATTTGCAGTGGTCGCGGATGAGGTTAGAAAGCTCGCCGAACGCAGTGGTGATGCAACCAAGCAAATTACAGCTATTATTAAAGGGATGCAGGAAAACACTCGTAAGAGTGTAATGGCTGTTTCTGAAGGCGTGAATCATTCCGAAGAGACAGGGAAAGCCTTTGAAAGAATTATTGAAATGATTAACGAAACGGAACGTAAAGTAGGCGAAATTGCGGTTGCGTGTGAAGAGCAGGCTGCCCAGTCCAACGAGGTGATGCATTCGATTGAAAACATCTCATCCGCAACTGAGCAGGCGGCTGCGGCATCAGAGGAAACGGCGGCGACTGCACAATCACTCTCGCAGCTTGCCGAAGGCTTGAATGAGTCTGTATCTATCTTCAAAATTAAATAAATAACATTGCGTATGGTTATTCCGCCATTGAACGCATATAGTTATCACCGCTTCCTATTGCCATAGTAGGGTTCCTCCTTGGTGACTTTAGCAATTACCAAGGAGGAATCCTATTTTTTGTTGTAAAGAGCTAGCGATAAGAGATTTCAAAGAAAAGTTGGTAAGTGGACTAAAATTAAATAGAAGTAAAAAAGGAGACCTCAGCCGGGTCTCTTTTTTCTTGGCTTACATTTCGGATGTTCCCTTGTATAAGAGGAAGGTAAATGGAAGTCCTGCTTCGTGAGTATCTAGGTCGTACCGTCGAAATCATATACGCCTTGACCGTGAAAACAAAATCATATGAATTCTAAATTATTTTTTAGGAGAAAAGCGTGATAATCACCGTCTCAGCTAAATAGAATACATACTGTTTGGTTAATATTTCCAACACGAAATAAATTGAAGAGAAGGGATGTAAAGCAAATGGCGGACGATATCCATTATGGGAGAATACCTGCTCAAGGAAAGACCAAGGGGAAGATCGGGGTGTTGGTCGAGTCCCATTATGATGAGACCGAGTTTCGGGCGTTTAATGAATATTTTCCTAAGAACGGTTATTCAGTCGATTATATCAGCCATTTGTGGGGGAAAGAATATCTGGACTTTGTGGGC
This genomic window contains:
- a CDS encoding transposase; the encoded protein is MRVSMKYLRQKQQARELLQSEEGYKLSVRRMIEPESVFGQMKSNRSFRRFLLRGLPKVSLEVGWLSLAHNLLTWATTKEKERVWVGI
- the bla gene encoding class A beta-lactamase, whose amino-acid sequence is MKTKHGFIFRVNKLKMAASMFLIALLPLIGCAKTEVPTAAVKNEETLPSAKPAVTDQSFLQLENEYNARLGVYAIDTGTGRTIAYRPDERFAYASTYKALAAGAVLLKSSIEELDEIITYSSDELVTYSPITEKHVSTGMTLREISDAAVRYSDNTAGNLLFKRLGGPAGFEAILKQIGDNVTQADRYETELNEAAPGDDRDTSTPRALATSLHAFTVGDALPANKRTILTDWLRGNTTGDELIRAGVPEGWTVGDKTGAGNYGTRNDIGIVWPQNGDPIVIAILSSRDKKDAGYDNSLIAQASKAALDALMRNAKDPSQ
- a CDS encoding penicillin-binding transpeptidase domain-containing protein, with protein sequence MKNARFLFCMFLFLCVLTGCKEKIQPEDVFTSYIGYWQHGQYEQMYELIKPAQDMMTKDEFVTRYHSIYEGIEMSNLSVTPVIHADEAGKDALDIKTFPYQLKMDTAAGPIAIDGAMQIIRNKETNQEWKVAWKESLLFPSMEKGDKVNVRTLKAERGDIYDRFGRKLAANGSIEVLGIVPGQLGDAKKEIIAKLAERIAVPESFIQQKLAASWVKDDAFVPIVNVTGDRGKLDFSDLQGVTKREKSARIYPYGEAAAHLTGYIRQVTSEDIEKHPEKRFGPTDVVGKAGMEMLYEDRLRGRDGIQITIVKAEGQVKETLAKVEPVNGENIHTTIDALLQDSIYRSLKADAGTGAAIHPRTGEILALVSSPAYDPNLFIQGLSSEQWNLWNEDPKKPLLNRFTKLYAPGSVFKPITASIGLKLGVSAVNEIKTITGLRWAKDESWGSYYVKRVRDVPVESLTDAIVNSDNIYLAQEAIEIGVDNFSKEAKKFGFGRPLPISYPFPQASLSNNGLTSEILLADSSYGQGEVAMSPLHLALSYTPFINGGELITPVLELMEGEEPRGKPWGEPVLAPETATAVNRMLLEVVENPKGTGHGSYVKGRRIAGKTGTAELKRSKEEKGQENGWFVAYDAERTDILMAVMIEDVQNRGGSAYVVRKTAPVLREYLEGRH
- a CDS encoding BlaR1 family beta-lactam sensor/signal transducer; its protein translation is MFFSMFVISIVVSFFSTAGIMLIKAIFQKQLTAKWHYNLWFLLMVALTIPLIPSHFFQFGTVFAGFDGSLYNGIGFSATGSGTQNPGNANGLQEFTISVNRSAPAFLQIITPAVWFAGMFAFAMLTMHSWLKIRNMKKRSRRVSNQEVLDLLERCKQHLHMDRDLIVLESPLVKSPMLVGLFKTYLVFPVQFTEWLSLDEIKYIFLHELNHLKQKDNITNYGIVVFQLIYWFNPLVWIAFKKMRLDREIACDIAVLQSLDDHCHAEYGHTIINFADKASQPMNFALASQLVSPKSQIKKRIETIARFQAESKGLKIKSLAVFLLAGVFVSSQIPLVSAMARDDDQRYSFTGERTVYEDLSSYFSGYEGAFVLYDLHADQYRIYNERKSTWRVSPDSTYKMYSALIGLESNVISDKNSKIEWNGDMYPYEAWNKDQNLSTAMKNSVNWYFQAMESRMDRTKLQAYIKQLGYGNADISGGTEPFWLESSLKISPVEQVQLLKALYTNQFGFQEKHIQTVKDAIKLEEKDGAHLSGKTGTGAVNHKNINGWFIGYVENNGNTYFFATNIQNEDHSNGSKAAEITLKILRDKGIYS
- the blaI gene encoding penicillinase repressor BlaI, whose product is MSKQVPGISEAEWEVMNVLWEKAPQTANEVIHSLQEKTDWKPKTIRTLLDRLVKKEVIGVKQDQRVYTFIPLYTQSECQRAETQSFLKRIYGGTMKSMLVQFIEEQSMTEEEIKELRSILHEKSEKRKT
- a CDS encoding YebC/PmpR family DNA-binding transcriptional regulator, encoding MGRKWNNIKEKKASKDANTSRIYAKFGLEIYVAAKKGEPDPESNQALRFVLERAKTYNVPRAIIDRAIEKAKGSSDENYEELRYEGFGPNGSMVIVDALTNNVNRTASSVRAAFTKNGGNMGVSGSVSYMFDETAVIGVAGKTADEVMEILVEADVDVRDILEEDEDVVVYAEPDAFHAVQEAFKKVGITDYTVAELTMLAQNYVTLPEGTEAQFEKLIDALEDLEDVQQVYHNVDFVE
- a CDS encoding ATP-binding protein; the encoded protein is MVLQLIIYISLLLSSLFLISRYITNRRKPLNWFSPLSDKLIIGFFYGVIGVCLMYIGKALNGNVADLRQIVVVLALFYGGWIPTLVSSLLLFIFRILMFTDSSPVAFLMSLMCTITITQIIMKSQIPRSKQWYTITLAVMIEVYAYLWYLGAYSSLFDPELLHFAVAFILGSIFSYHFIESLRQSYKVMEELRQSKERLEHSEANYRLIAENSSDLIAVLSVEGNAVYLSPSYLPVIGLRTEQFIGKGIKEMIHPEDYPQLIQLWTELVIEKKAARAECRYLHESGHWVWIESHYMPVLGIKGEIDKVVVISRDVTERKQTEELIRETEKLSMVGELAAGIAHEIRNPLTSLKGFIQLMKKETFKPSFLDIMYEELDRIETITNELLYLGKPQVQMVKETNIKELLEQIIAFMHPQALLHNTLVTFRAEDKLPLITCVDNHLKQVFINLLKNALEAMPEGGQIFIKTKQEDQETLLISVEDQGIGIPEDRVAKLGEPFFTLKEKGTGLGLTVCKKIIKDHNGNITFRSKVGIGTIAEVRLPISNRITA